From Ficedula albicollis isolate OC2 chromosome 5, FicAlb1.5, whole genome shotgun sequence, one genomic window encodes:
- the TP53I11 gene encoding tumor protein p53-inducible protein 11, producing the protein MAAKQPPPLMKKHSQTDLVSRLKTRKILGVGGEDDDGEVHRSKISQVLGNEIKFAVREPLGLRVWQLVSAVMFSGVAIMALAFPDQLFDAIFEEEAVSSKTPIRLYGGALLSIALIMWNALYTAEKAIIRWSLLAEACYFAVQFLVTTVSLAESSRIATGAVLLLVSRALFILISVYYYYQVGRRPKKV; encoded by the exons ATGGCGGCCAAGCAGCCCCCACCGCTGATGAAGAAGCACAGCCAGACCGACCTGGTGAGCAGGCTGAAGACACGCAAGATCCTGGGCGTCGGCGGGGAGGACGATGACGGCGAGGTCCATCGCTCCAAG ATTAGCCAAGTACTGGGAAATGAAATCAAGTTTGCAGTCCGGGAACCACTGGGACTCAG GGTCTGGCAGCTGGTTTCCGCCGTCATGTTCTCCGGGGTTGCCATCATG GCCCTCGCCTTCCCTGACCAGCTCTTTGATGCCATCTTTGAGGAGGAGGCGGTGAGCAGCAAGACTCCCATCCGGCTCTATGGAGGAGCCCTCCTCA GCATCGCGCTCATCATGTGGAACGCGCTGTACACCGCCGAGAAGGCCATCATCCGCTGGAGCCTGCTGGCCGAGGCCTGCTACTTCGCCGTGCAGTTCCTGG ttACCACTGTCTCCCTGGCTGAGAGTAGCCGGATAGCCACAGGTGCTGTGCTCCTCCTGGTCAGCCGAGCCCTCTTCATCCTCATCAGcgtttattattattaccaaGTTGGACGTCGTCCCAAGAAAGTCTAA